Genomic DNA from Gilliamella sp. ESL0441:
AGGCAAATTTATCCGCTATTATGACGAAAATGGTCTATTTCAAAACCAAGAAGAGCAAGGCTTAGTTCAAAACCATACCCGCGAAGGTTTATGGATTGAAATGAAGCCAAACGGTTATACTCATAACAATACTTACTTAGAAGCCGAATATAAAAATGGTTTGCCCGTTAATATTTGGAAATTTTATCAATTAGAACAGCATTATAATGAACTCAATGAACCTATCTTATCCACCCGCAAAAAAGGCAAACTTTTGTACACAGAAACCTATAAAGACGGTGAGCTTGTGAATCGGGTGTTTATAGATGATGAAGTGGCTAAAATTAAAAAGGGGTAATATAGTATGAAAACGATAGTTATACCCTTTATCATCATCTTCTTGATGATAGGTTGTAATCAAATGGCGAATAGCCAACCGATTAATAAAAATAAAAAAGACGATCTTATTACCCAAATTATGCAAGCTCCGCTTGCCAGCCCGCCAATTGGTGATAAACATGTTTTATATCCTTTTGCCACACATTGGCAACATGCAGAAACAGAAAATGAACGTTCGGGGAGTGAAAAAGCTTTTTATGAATTGCTCAGAAATTTAAATAAGCAGTCCCAATCAGAACAATCCTATAAGATCACTTTAACCCAAGAAAATTTAAAGAAAATTGTTCAGGATTCCTATGATATCCCATTTAATATCAACGATATTTTAAACCTGAAGATTACAGTTCATGTAGAAAAAATAGCCGGCTTTCCTCAGTTTGATCTGTTTCTACTCACCACTGAGTACCTTGAGTTAGAATGCAACCATTGCGAGTATGGAAGACATCTTGTTTTTCAATCCATTATCTCTATTAGCTCGGATCAAATTGTAGATAAATTAGCAGCTACTTACGAATATGGAAATGATCTCGGTAGAGACTATCGATTTTTCTATTATGATAATGGGAAAATAATTATTAGGGATTTTGGCAGTGATGAGACAGACAGTGCTGCTAATGAAAAAAGAACATACCAACTGACACCCCAAGGCAAATTCATCCGCTATTATGATACTAATGGTTCTTTTCAAAATACAGATCTTAATGATACAGAGGAAGGTTTAGTTCAAAACCATACTCGAGAGGGGCTATGGATAGAGATAACAGTCAGTAAATATGCGCCTCTAGGTATCGGTTATATTTATCTCGAATCGGAATACAAAAATGGCCTGCCTGTTGGTATTTGGAAATGTCATCAATTAGAACATAATGAACTGAATGAACCCATCTTATCCACTCGCAAAAAAGGCAAACTTTTGTACACAGAAACCTATAAAGACGGTGAGCTTGTCGAACGCAAATTTGTGGAACCATTGTTAATGGTGAAATAATTACAAAATTTTGCAGAAATAGAAAAATTTATGAAGTTACAAAGGAAATAAAGAGAACAAACGTAAGGCTATTTTATTTTTATCCTGTTTATTAAGGATTAAAAATATGATTTGTAATCAGCAAACTTTATGGATAATAAAATCATTGAAGTTTATAAAAGAGATTAAAAATGAAGAAATTTATCTTTCCTTGCTGTTTTCTAAACTGATTGTTATTGGTTATTTAAGCGGCAGTATAAAAAAATTTTCTAGAACATACTTTGCCTTTTACGTTGTAGTTCCCTTTCTACCTATAGTAAGAGAGAGAACTACAACTTCAACAAAAGAAACCAGAACAGCTAGAAAAGCTGGAAAGGCTGAAAAGAATACTGATTTTTTCAAAAAGATCAGGAAAACCAGTTTATCCTACTAATAAAGGAGAAGAATGAAAAATAAACTAGAGCAAATCAAATTATTTTTTAAAGATAATTTAATTATAAAAAACGATAACAATGAATTAAGAGATAGTTTAAATATTGAAGATGCAGAAATACTATTTAATATCGGTTTACCAAATTCGACAGAATTAGACTTTAAATTTACAAAAGAAATTAACTATCTAAATAATAAAGAATTGATTTTAGATGATAGTGAAAGCAGAAAGATAATATATAGTATTACAACTAAGCAAGTTTATTTATTTTTTCCTTCAAATAAGAAAAAAACAATATTAAATGTAGGATTATTTCAGTTTCTATTCTCTATTTATTATTATGAATTTTTTTTAAATAATTGGAAAAATGATAAAGAAAATAGATCACATTATTTTAATGATTTTGAACAAAAAATGAATAAATTAAATAATAATTATCAAAGTTTAGATTATTATTGGGAAGCGATTATAGAAGAGTTATCACCTATTTAACAAGGAATTCGATAAGTTTATTATTTCTACAAATAGAACTGATTATTTAAAGAGGCCTTTTTATAAATGGATTTATAGGAAGGTCTATATTTGGTGCTTATGGCGGAGCTAATGCTATTACCTGTCAGATACCAAGGGTTTTGATGCCGAACAGGTTGCCAAAGTTTTTTGTTGCTGAAGCAACTGCTTATCATGCAGCTCTCGAAAGAGATCCTCAAAGTATCGCTTTACTTTTTATTTGAAAAAAATGAGCATTTTTGCTAACCCGCATTTAAACCCGAAAAAATAGTAAATTGATAGAAAAATTGATAAATGTATATGGATAAGCGGTATACTAAAAAAATATAAAATATTGATTTATAATCAAATAGAGACGTATAGATATGAGATGAAGTGAAAAGTTGGCTCCTCCAACTGGAGATGAGCTTTTCATCTAATAACTTGATTTTTTTATAAATTTATATATATATTTTTAGTAGATAACCCGAATGTGTACCCATTTAAATTATCAATGGCATAATAATATACTCCAACCGCCTTTTCAAGTCTCTATTTATCTAATTTCTATTTTTCAAGGTTTCCGTACCAATCTAAGATTTTTGATTTAATCAACTCATGGGATAATAGTTTGGTATTACGAGTTATAAAAACAACATGGTTTCTATGCGTATCTAAAGCTATTTTATAATCAGGAAGATTATTATTTTTAATAATTTTTCTAATTTCTGCACGAAAATGACGGTCGCTTTGGGTCGAGGCACATTTATCTTTGATAATGCTAAGTTGGCATTTCCAAATAGCTTTTTTACCGCAATGTTTACGGGCTAATTCATAAATTCTACGTTCCAGCGGTTTTGAAATTTGAAAATATTCGGGTGATAACGTTAAAATTTCTTTAGTCAGATATGCATTATAGATCCATTGAGATAGGATGACTTCAACACGTAAGATTGAATTTTTGCCCGATTTCAAAATTTTGTATTCATCTATTAGGCTGAACCCGTGAATGTATTGTATTCCTCCGTTCTCAATATTGGTTTCTAAAATAGTTCCTTTGAGCCGGCGGAGCGTATCATGGAATTGTATATAAGAATTATTTCCGGTTGAACGCCCTGTAAAATTCAAAAATTCATACGTATCAATGGTGATTTTATCAGAAAAGGGATAACCGTTTCGTTCTAAAGATAAAATTTTGTACCCACAAAATAATATCAACTCTTTGTCAAAAATGGTTGCAGCACCAAAAGCAGAAGGGATTATTTTAATTCTTTTGTTCGATGTTGAATGCACATATTCTCTGATGAGTAACGATTTATTCTTGGATAGTGAAAAAATGGGATATTCCAAAGAAACGATATCATTTTTAATTTTTACGGGTAATTTTTCCATGAACGCTTTTTATACATCTTAAATTTTGTTAATAAGATCTTCTTAATTGTTATTATTAAGTTAAAGGGTGAAACTTAGTGAAGCAATAGCAGCAAAAAATATTATAAAATATAAGGTTATTAGATGATTTGTCGATGATATACGAATACGGGTGACGGTGATATACGACGATCTGTCGGTGATATACGAGTAAAAATGTCGGTAAAATACGAGTGAATACACATGGTTATCCACAAGATGAAATTATAATATAAAATTCTTTATGTTCAACCATAAAAAATAATCTGTACAATTCAAAAACTTTTTTATAATATACGCAAGTTGTATCTTCTTTCTTCACATTTAATTCAAAATACTATTTCTATACATTACATTTCTCCTTTCCTGTACTAAGAATTTTATGTGAAGTATTCCAATGAATAATACAGATAAAGAATTACAATCCTCTATATTTGAGCAAACCTTATATTCCATGACCGAAAGAAAAATGTTGCAAAAATTTGGAACATCATTTCTTTTCTATAATATTTGCCTTACATTGACTAATATCATACTGGTTGTGTTGGTTAGTATAACGGTATGGTTTGCAATTCACCCACAACGAGAATATTTTGCCAGTGATAACGGGCGTATCATTAAGCTAGTCCCATTATCAGAACCCTACCAATCGCAATCTAACATAATTCAATTCGCACGAGATGCCATAATAAAATCGTTCAGCATTGATTTTCTGAACTATCAGGGGCAACTTGAACAGGTGCGCTCGGAGTATACACGTCAGGGATTCAGTTCATTTTTAGAATCTTTAGAAAATTCAAATATTTTAGATACGATTACTCGTAAAAGAATGAATATGACAGTTACCGCAAATACTGGGGTTTTAATTAAACAGGGGCTAGATCGGGGCATTCATTACTCGATTGTTGAAATACCCATCGAAATTCGTTTAGTGGGTCAATCTAGTGAATTTCCCTCTCAAAAACTGTTAGCAACTGTCAAAATTGATCGCATTAGTGTGTTGGATTCAATTAAAGGCATTGCCATATCTCAACTTGTAACCAAACCCTTATAATTTAAAAAATGAATAATATGAAACATATAAAATATTTTTTAGCAATTTTAACTTTATCCGTACTTAACCATGTGAGTGCGAATGAAAAAAATATAGCCTTATCCAATACCGAATACAATTCCGATGATTACATTACTTCAAATCCAATAGAAACAGACAACGAGGAAAGAGCCTTTGAAACTGCAAAGATGTTGATTTCGCCTTTTACGCCGGAAGAAATACGTCAGTTACGTAATTTTTTTGATGCGACAAGGCAAGAAAAGTCACGGCGTCCCCCTGTCATACCAAAAGTTCGAAGCATTTCGGTTGATCTTTCGGCAGGCTCTAAAATTCCTGTTTTAAAAACTGTACCGCATGAAATGAGTACATTGGTATTTATTGATTCCACGGGTGCTGAATGGACTATTGCCGCTCCTCCTCGTGTTTCAGATCCAAATGCTTTTGATGTGGAATGGTTAAAAGATACGGCAAGCGTAATTGTTTCGGCAAAAAGCTATACAGAAACCGCTAATTTGACCGTTTTTTTAAAAGGGCTTTCTACACCTGTGATTATCAAGCTCGGTCATGATGAAAATAAAAAACGTACGGTTGATTACCGCTTAGATGTAAGAGTTCACGGGCGTGGTCCAAATGCCCTTCCTCAAATTGAAGGTGATCATAAAATAGCAATTTATGATGAAACGATGCAAAATATTTTGGACGGCGTTTCGGTTAGTACTGCAAAAAAAATAAAATTTACTTCCAATACTCCCCCTACCCGTGATATCAAAATTTGGAAAATCAATGATACGTTATATGTTCGTACGTATTTAAAAATTTTCTCAAGTTATAAGCAAACCTTATCTTCTGCGGATGGAATGAACGTTTATTCAATACCATTAACCCCGTATATCACCTTATCCGATTACAACTCCAAAATTATTTTAAAATTGGATATATAACATGAAATTGCAGTTTGATATTAAACAAAATAAAAACGTGGCTATTATCGGCATTATCATTATTTCAGTTGTGATAGGCTATTTCATTTATCTGCTTACTAAAGCTAAGGATCTCAATTCAAATATAACTTTAACGGATAAAGGTACGGAATTCGATACTTCTGATACCGATAATGAATTATATAACCATACGTTAGAATCCTATAATCACCTAAATGCACAACAGGCAATTGAGGATGGTGACACCTATTTATCGGTATTATCAAATAGAAATGCTAAGGTTGAAAAATCCTCTGAATCTGAGGAAATATTGATTGAACCTCCAACATCAGCGCCTACAATCATTTATAAAACTAAATATGTCAAAGTTCCTGCAAACGAGCTGATCAATGAGCAAACTATGGCAATTTTATCCAGTTGGAGCACACAACCCGTGCATAGTACCGTTAGGGTTTCCAATGATTTTGATGAATATAAAAATTCATTGATGCAAAAAGTCGGTGAAAATACGGGTCATTCGTTTGCTAAAAATTCTTCTGTGCTTATCAGTGCATTTACTTTAGTACCCGCCATATTGGAAACGGACATCGATACAGATGAAAATTCAATCGTCAGTGTCTATATACCTACAGGTAAATATAAAGGCGCTCGACTTTTTGCTATGGGGTATAAACTGTTAACCAATACGGTAGATATGACATTTACATCAATGGAATACAATGGGCAATCGTACGAAATTGTAGCAAAACCCATTGATACTCAATCTATGAGGAGTTCATTATCCGGCTCAGTTAATAATCGATGGTTTACCAGAATTATAATTCCTGCCATTGCAAATGGTATCGGTAAAACAGGACAACTCTATGAACAAGCGAGTTCTCAAAATATTTTACCGAACGGTAATGTAATTCAGTCCTATCCCGAACATCCAAACAGTAGTGCCGTGGGTGGAACTATTA
This window encodes:
- the traO gene encoding conjugal transfer protein TraO — its product is MKLQFDIKQNKNVAIIGIIIISVVIGYFIYLLTKAKDLNSNITLTDKGTEFDTSDTDNELYNHTLESYNHLNAQQAIEDGDTYLSVLSNRNAKVEKSSESEEILIEPPTSAPTIIYKTKYVKVPANELINEQTMAILSSWSTQPVHSTVRVSNDFDEYKNSLMQKVGENTGHSFAKNSSVLISAFTLVPAILETDIDTDENSIVSVYIPTGKYKGARLFAMGYKLLTNTVDMTFTSMEYNGQSYEIVAKPIDTQSMRSSLSGSVNNRWFTRIIIPAIANGIGKTGQLYEQASSQNILPNGNVIQSYPEHPNSSAVGGTIIGGIAQQIGKVLSEDAAKMPVKQVLISKNTTIGIRFLADVVPTITSLDTLKND
- a CDS encoding DotI/IcmL family type IV secretion protein: MNNTDKELQSSIFEQTLYSMTERKMLQKFGTSFLFYNICLTLTNIILVVLVSITVWFAIHPQREYFASDNGRIIKLVPLSEPYQSQSNIIQFARDAIIKSFSIDFLNYQGQLEQVRSEYTRQGFSSFLESLENSNILDTITRKRMNMTVTANTGVLIKQGLDRGIHYSIVEIPIEIRLVGQSSEFPSQKLLATVKIDRISVLDSIKGIAISQLVTKPL
- a CDS encoding replication initiator protein A, giving the protein MEKLPVKIKNDIVSLEYPIFSLSKNKSLLIREYVHSTSNKRIKIIPSAFGAATIFDKELILFCGYKILSLERNGYPFSDKITIDTYEFLNFTGRSTGNNSYIQFHDTLRRLKGTILETNIENGGIQYIHGFSLIDEYKILKSGKNSILRVEVILSQWIYNAYLTKEILTLSPEYFQISKPLERRIYELARKHCGKKAIWKCQLSIIKDKCASTQSDRHFRAEIRKIIKNNNLPDYKIALDTHRNHVVFITRNTKLLSHELIKSKILDWYGNLEK
- a CDS encoding DotH/IcmK family type IV secretion protein; the encoded protein is MKHIKYFLAILTLSVLNHVSANEKNIALSNTEYNSDDYITSNPIETDNEERAFETAKMLISPFTPEEIRQLRNFFDATRQEKSRRPPVIPKVRSISVDLSAGSKIPVLKTVPHEMSTLVFIDSTGAEWTIAAPPRVSDPNAFDVEWLKDTASVIVSAKSYTETANLTVFLKGLSTPVIIKLGHDENKKRTVDYRLDVRVHGRGPNALPQIEGDHKIAIYDETMQNILDGVSVSTAKKIKFTSNTPPTRDIKIWKINDTLYVRTYLKIFSSYKQTLSSADGMNVYSIPLTPYITLSDYNSKIILKLDI